TGCTTTCCCATGGTGCTTCTGGACCAGCACGCTGAGCTTGTCTAGAAACCCTCTTGCGCAGGTCCGGGATTGGACGTCATGGCCTTCAAGGCACGTCTTCCGGTTACGTCTGGAGATTTCTGCCTCGGGCTAGGTCGCCCAGGCCAACTTGGCCTCGCCCCTCAAGACCTTCCATCTCATCTTCAGCAGGTTCAGGGCGGTAGTCATCCACTTCCATTCTATCCCAGCTCCCTGCTTTCCACGCAGGAGAAACTGCCGGAATCCCCCTATCACTTTGAGCTGCCCGATTGCCGGCTCCACCAGGCATTTTCTACGCCCGTAGACCGCCTTGCCTTCTTCCGTTCCCAGCTTCTGCCGCATCCTTGCCCGTTCCTCTTCATAGTCGTCACGGCTGATCGACCGGCCCAGTAGGTTGTTACTCACGGTGCACTGCGCCTTGCGCGGACACGCAAGACATACACCACTCGGCGGCCGGTAGATTCTCTTCGTCTGCTCGCTGTACTTGGTCTTGCTGCGGCGCTCGGATGTCCGAGTCATCGTCCGTCCGGCCGGACACCGGTAGCAGTCGTGCTCCCGATCATACCGAAACTCTTCCCGGCCGTATTGCGCCGAATTCCTTCTCGTCGTTCGCCCAATATGCTTCTCCCCGGTCTCGGGTATATACCCGTCCACCCACTCGTCCTCCAAGAGCTTGAGATTGGGGCCGCTGCGGTACCCGGCATCAGCCAGGAACCGCTCCGGCTTCTGACCCGTGGCTTCTTCGATTCCCGCTAGCGCCGGCCCAACCTGGTTGACGTCTACCGGCTCGGTCGTCACTTACGCATACACAATCAGCCGATGCTCGTTCACCGCCACCTGCGCGTTGTATGCCGGCAATGACCCGGCCGGACCGTACATGTAACCCGCATCA
The candidate division WOR-3 bacterium DNA segment above includes these coding regions:
- a CDS encoding transposase, producing the protein MTTEPVDVNQVGPALAGIEEATGQKPERFLADAGYRSGPNLKLLEDEWVDGYIPETGEKHIGRTTRRNSAQYGREEFRYDREHDCYRCPAGRTMTRTSERRSKTKYSEQTKRIYRPPSGVCLACPRKAQCTVSNNLLGRSISRDDYEEERARMRQKLGTEEGKAVYGRRKCLVEPAIGQLKVIGGFRQFLLRGKQGAGIEWKWMTTALNLLKMRWKVLRGEAKLAWAT